One part of the Granulicella arctica genome encodes these proteins:
- a CDS encoding helix-turn-helix domain-containing protein — protein MPVRTFRTISTIVPAYVGTIVPLNYAVNVDHEGVADFQKPESLTLEQAIGRVLLNLRSERDLNQVDVAVATNFGLRSIRTMEHGLQSMTIRSLDALAMFYSIPIEEIIIRAKLLRDKTL, from the coding sequence TTGCCCGTGCGCACCTTCCGCACAATAAGCACTATAGTGCCAGCCTATGTAGGCACTATAGTGCCTCTTAATTATGCCGTCAATGTCGACCATGAAGGGGTGGCGGATTTCCAAAAACCGGAATCATTGACTCTGGAACAGGCAATCGGCCGGGTATTGCTCAATTTGCGTTCAGAAAGAGATCTCAACCAAGTTGATGTCGCAGTTGCAACCAACTTCGGTTTGAGGTCCATAAGAACGATGGAACATGGACTGCAAAGCATGACCATTCGGTCATTGGACGCGCTCGCGATGTTCTATTCCATTCCTATTGAAGAGATCATTATCCGAGCGAAGTTATTACGCGATAAAACGCTGTAG
- a CDS encoding TonB-dependent receptor codes for MKCWFLLLCVCFFASVALCQSTNATISGGVTDVAGKLILDADVEIANDATGVIYSARTNGSGMYLVPILPPGHYHVQVSKPGFKTIIKADLVLNVQSAVALNFVLPVGATSESVTVDAGSSAINTTDASVSTVVDRKFVENMPLNGRSFQDLISLAPGVVNQTPQYAQNQIVGGGGDFSVNGQRAQSNYYTVDGVTANISSGNGGGTGAASTGGALGATTALGTTQTLVSVDALQEFRIQSSTYAAEFGRSPGGQFSMATRSGSDQLHGSAYEYLRNNYFDANNWFNDHYGLPTPALRQSDFGGTFGGPVVLPKLYSGLDRTFFFVSYEGLRLTQPIAATIQYVPDIFMRQQAIPAMQPILNAFPVPNGIDYGTSSSPSLAQFIKSFSLPSTINSTSVRVDHTVNPKLAIFFRVGDTPSSTDSRPYFARSTTAINAQTYTFGANSMFSARWNNEFRLGYARSNSSEMSESDSFGGATPTNLSAAMGAGSYAQVVPVIDINIAGIGAPFYAIYNSRNLGRQWNLVDSVSLLNGNHHFRFGVDFRNIKSLVAPPQIEPYAIFLTPSSVLTGHPSIPYVFSFLQSTPLFHQLALYAQDEWQIQTRLHLSYGLRWEVNPPPTEQHGDDAFTLRGDINQPSTLTVAPRGTSLWNTSWYNFAPRVGIAWTAHDKPGAETVVRAGGGVFFDSANEIASVGFNGLGFRASALRSGAQLPYTPAQLNVPIGTTAPYTSGVVTAYPEHLQLPYTLEWNVSLQQALGARQSLTVSYVAAAGRRLMGLQQRSISALNPNFGLIQYFATGVTSNYQGLQVQFQRSVAKGLQVLTSYTWSHTIDLGSQSATLALQRGNADFDVRHNLQSGLSWELPIVSGPKPLATLANNWGVDLRLVARTAYPITLGGTTQTNPATGAQYNSGLNIIPNVPIYLYSPQYAGGKIINPAAFSLPTTGVEGNAPRNFARGFGATQVNLSVRRDFPLHNEVALHFRAETFNLLNHPIFGYVDPTYSDATFGQATQTLNASLGTMASQYQQGGPRSMQFALRLTF; via the coding sequence ATGAAATGCTGGTTCCTCCTCCTTTGTGTCTGTTTTTTCGCATCCGTTGCTCTCTGTCAATCTACGAATGCCACGATCAGTGGCGGAGTGACGGACGTTGCGGGCAAACTCATCCTGGATGCCGATGTTGAGATCGCCAACGACGCAACGGGGGTGATTTACTCGGCGAGAACAAACGGCTCAGGAATGTACCTCGTTCCGATCCTGCCCCCCGGCCATTACCACGTACAGGTCTCAAAGCCGGGATTCAAGACCATCATCAAAGCCGATCTCGTCTTGAACGTCCAAAGTGCCGTCGCGCTGAATTTCGTTCTGCCAGTGGGGGCGACTTCTGAGAGCGTCACCGTAGACGCTGGCTCGTCCGCTATCAATACGACAGACGCATCGGTCAGCACGGTGGTGGATCGAAAGTTCGTCGAAAATATGCCCCTCAACGGGCGGAGTTTCCAAGACCTCATCTCGTTGGCGCCCGGCGTGGTGAATCAGACGCCTCAATACGCGCAAAACCAGATTGTCGGCGGCGGTGGAGACTTCAGTGTCAACGGACAGCGTGCCCAGTCGAACTACTACACCGTGGATGGCGTCACCGCCAATATCAGCTCTGGCAATGGCGGCGGTACTGGGGCCGCATCAACAGGAGGAGCCCTGGGAGCGACGACCGCACTCGGAACTACCCAGACATTGGTTTCTGTCGACGCGTTGCAAGAGTTCCGCATCCAAAGCTCGACTTATGCGGCAGAGTTCGGACGCTCGCCGGGTGGCCAGTTCTCGATGGCGACGCGCTCTGGGAGCGATCAACTCCACGGCAGCGCCTACGAATATCTTCGCAACAACTACTTCGACGCCAACAACTGGTTCAACGATCATTACGGCCTGCCAACCCCAGCGCTTCGCCAGAGTGACTTCGGGGGAACATTCGGAGGTCCCGTTGTACTGCCAAAACTCTACAGCGGACTCGACCGCACCTTCTTCTTCGTATCCTATGAGGGATTGCGCCTGACACAGCCGATCGCCGCGACGATTCAGTATGTACCCGACATCTTCATGAGGCAACAGGCGATTCCGGCGATGCAGCCCATCCTCAATGCCTTTCCGGTGCCGAACGGGATCGACTATGGGACATCTTCCAGCCCGAGCCTCGCGCAGTTCATCAAGTCGTTTTCCCTCCCAAGCACCATCAACTCGACCAGCGTCAGAGTCGATCACACCGTAAATCCAAAATTGGCAATCTTCTTTCGTGTTGGTGATACGCCCAGCTCAACGGACTCGCGACCGTATTTTGCAAGATCGACCACCGCAATCAACGCTCAAACGTACACGTTCGGCGCGAACAGCATGTTCTCCGCTCGCTGGAACAACGAGTTTAGGCTCGGATATGCCCGCTCCAATTCGTCCGAGATGAGTGAAAGCGACAGCTTCGGAGGAGCGACACCCACTAACCTATCCGCGGCTATGGGAGCCGGTTCGTATGCTCAAGTCGTGCCTGTTATCGACATCAACATCGCCGGTATAGGTGCCCCGTTCTATGCAATCTACAATTCCCGTAACCTCGGGAGGCAATGGAATCTTGTCGATTCCGTTTCGCTTCTCAACGGAAACCACCATTTCAGGTTCGGTGTAGACTTTCGGAACATCAAGTCGTTGGTTGCGCCACCGCAAATCGAACCGTATGCAATCTTTTTGACGCCCAGCAGCGTGCTCACGGGCCACCCGTCCATCCCCTACGTATTTTCCTTCCTCCAGTCCACTCCTCTCTTTCACCAACTGGCCTTGTACGCCCAGGATGAGTGGCAGATCCAGACCCGGCTTCACCTTTCCTACGGCCTTCGCTGGGAAGTCAATCCGCCCCCGACCGAGCAACATGGAGACGATGCCTTCACACTGCGTGGTGACATCAATCAGCCCTCAACATTGACAGTAGCTCCGCGTGGCACCTCTCTATGGAACACCTCTTGGTATAACTTCGCTCCACGCGTGGGTATCGCTTGGACAGCCCACGACAAGCCAGGTGCAGAAACAGTCGTTCGTGCGGGAGGAGGAGTCTTCTTCGACTCCGCGAACGAGATCGCCTCCGTTGGATTCAACGGTCTGGGGTTCCGAGCTTCCGCACTTCGTAGCGGCGCACAACTGCCCTATACTCCAGCGCAATTGAACGTTCCTATCGGGACGACAGCACCGTATACAAGTGGTGTCGTTACGGCGTACCCGGAGCATTTACAGCTACCGTATACCTTGGAGTGGAATGTAAGCCTGCAGCAAGCCTTGGGTGCCCGTCAGTCTCTAACGGTCTCGTATGTCGCGGCGGCAGGTCGGCGGTTGATGGGGCTTCAGCAACGCTCCATCTCGGCGCTCAACCCGAATTTCGGGCTGATCCAATACTTTGCGACCGGTGTCACATCAAATTATCAAGGTCTCCAGGTGCAATTCCAGCGTTCGGTCGCAAAAGGGCTTCAGGTCCTCACGTCCTATACGTGGTCGCATACCATCGACCTTGGTTCCCAGTCCGCAACTCTTGCCCTGCAACGTGGCAACGCAGACTTCGATGTGAGACACAATCTTCAGAGCGGATTGAGCTGGGAATTGCCAATCGTCTCTGGGCCGAAACCTCTTGCAACTCTCGCCAACAACTGGGGAGTGGACTTGCGGCTGGTTGCTCGTACCGCCTATCCGATCACGCTTGGCGGGACTACCCAGACCAATCCCGCAACAGGCGCTCAATACAACAGCGGTCTGAATATCATCCCAAACGTCCCGATCTACCTCTACAGTCCTCAGTATGCAGGCGGAAAAATCATCAATCCGGCAGCATTCAGTCTCCCAACAACCGGGGTAGAAGGGAACGCGCCTCGCAACTTCGCGCGCGGTTTTGGAGCGACTCAGGTAAACCTCTCTGTGCGACGGGACTTCCCGCTACATAACGAAGTCGCCCTGCACTTTCGTGCTGAGACGTTCAACCTCTTGAACCATCCGATCTTCGGCTACGTGGACCCCACCTATTCGGACGCGACCTTCGGGCAAGCAACGCAAACTCTCAACGCCAGCCTCGGGACAATGGCTTCTCAGTATCAGCAAGGCGGCCCGCGCTCGATGCAGTTTGCTCTCCGGCTAACGTTCTAG
- a CDS encoding Z1 domain-containing protein, which produces MSKTPRPIKTDAPHAQEVLNVLAQDIGNDGTKKALVKAKRILELAVDPTMGKPAQPSDGLLYGLIQSGKTSILTLTAGLSVDNDFDCILVLTTDNDPLYDQTKDRIRAALGGLTVLGKKDWKDPVRFANQIKAKPFAIVCSKNGSMLTSLVNAFKAAKAKSLSLLIVDDEADQASLDTKTSKPTGQVSPINREISAIRSYFPVNTYLQVTATPQALFLQRPNHLYRPSFTVLTEPGSDYVGGDAFFSTGSKLLELVDINETTQLTASNQPSPTGGLPAGLKKAVCTFFVGAASKIIKNPSQGYAFLLHVSMGTKDHEFTRQLLDDFKQESAAALKKKTGSAYTSLMKNLQTAHADLTTTDPTLQPFDAILPKIEFYLNGANIKLINALSSDEIKLDSKFNLFVGGNKLGRGVTIKNLLVSYYGRNPKRPNADTVLQHARMYGYRKKDLGVTRLFLPQRLADHFRTIHEMESSLRNLLQSFPDGAFEGLYISGSWNATRRNVLDPSSLGQFLAGGSVNPSYPLRTLESAADTQWLDAKLKGIGDTPAYTTITCDQAMELLKHTHANPNGQIQLWDMSALKSALDVLKVKQGPDGKPVYGDKVYLVVKRGRDLKTIRSERDGIISGKGEELLAPMDAPTLFLYRMNKNGNEEEVWWPQLRFPKGNFVLSFAFDW; this is translated from the coding sequence ATGAGTAAGACGCCACGCCCGATTAAGACAGACGCGCCTCACGCACAGGAAGTTTTGAATGTTCTCGCTCAGGATATTGGGAACGATGGAACCAAAAAGGCCTTAGTTAAGGCGAAGCGCATTCTGGAACTGGCGGTGGACCCGACGATGGGGAAACCCGCTCAACCTTCTGACGGACTGCTCTACGGCCTTATCCAGAGCGGCAAGACCAGCATTTTGACGTTGACTGCCGGTTTATCCGTAGATAACGATTTCGATTGCATCTTGGTTCTCACAACCGACAACGATCCGCTCTACGACCAAACGAAAGACCGAATCAGAGCCGCATTGGGCGGTCTTACTGTCCTGGGGAAAAAAGACTGGAAAGATCCCGTTCGGTTTGCAAACCAGATCAAGGCGAAGCCTTTTGCAATCGTGTGCTCCAAGAACGGCTCGATGCTGACCAGCCTGGTCAATGCGTTCAAGGCCGCTAAGGCTAAATCTTTGTCCTTGTTGATTGTGGATGATGAAGCCGATCAGGCGAGTTTGGACACCAAGACGAGCAAGCCCACAGGCCAAGTCAGCCCCATCAACAGGGAAATTTCTGCGATCCGTTCATACTTTCCGGTGAACACTTACCTACAGGTCACAGCTACTCCCCAGGCTTTGTTTTTGCAGAGGCCGAACCACCTATACCGCCCTAGCTTCACCGTACTGACCGAGCCGGGCTCGGATTACGTCGGCGGAGACGCTTTCTTCTCGACCGGCTCCAAACTCCTCGAACTTGTGGACATAAACGAAACAACGCAGCTGACCGCTTCGAATCAACCGTCGCCGACCGGCGGCCTGCCGGCAGGTTTGAAAAAAGCTGTGTGCACGTTTTTCGTGGGTGCCGCATCGAAGATCATTAAGAATCCGTCCCAGGGGTATGCGTTCCTACTGCACGTCAGCATGGGGACCAAAGATCACGAATTCACGCGACAGCTTCTGGACGATTTCAAGCAAGAATCAGCCGCAGCGCTTAAGAAGAAAACTGGCTCGGCTTACACAAGTCTGATGAAGAATCTCCAAACGGCACACGCCGATCTGACGACTACCGACCCGACCTTACAGCCTTTCGATGCGATCCTACCGAAGATCGAGTTCTATCTGAACGGCGCGAATATCAAACTCATTAATGCCCTCTCTAGCGACGAAATCAAACTCGACTCTAAATTCAACCTTTTCGTCGGCGGCAACAAGCTCGGGCGCGGTGTGACTATCAAGAATCTGCTGGTCAGCTACTACGGCCGAAATCCCAAAAGACCGAATGCGGATACAGTTCTTCAGCATGCCCGGATGTACGGTTACCGGAAAAAGGATCTCGGCGTCACCCGACTATTCCTGCCCCAACGTCTGGCGGATCATTTTCGAACAATCCACGAGATGGAAAGCTCACTTCGGAATCTGCTGCAAAGCTTTCCCGACGGCGCCTTCGAGGGCCTATATATATCGGGTAGCTGGAACGCTACACGTAGAAATGTTCTCGATCCCAGTTCGCTCGGTCAGTTTTTGGCGGGCGGTAGCGTGAACCCCAGCTATCCGCTGAGAACGCTGGAATCGGCAGCGGATACACAGTGGCTGGACGCGAAGCTTAAGGGAATCGGGGATACACCGGCCTACACAACAATCACTTGCGACCAGGCGATGGAACTTCTAAAACATACCCATGCCAACCCGAATGGTCAGATTCAGCTATGGGACATGTCTGCTCTGAAATCTGCCCTGGATGTACTGAAAGTGAAACAAGGCCCGGATGGAAAGCCGGTGTACGGCGATAAGGTTTACCTCGTCGTGAAACGTGGTCGGGACCTGAAAACAATTCGTTCCGAGCGTGACGGCATTATCTCTGGTAAGGGCGAGGAATTGCTCGCTCCAATGGATGCTCCGACCCTGTTTCTTTATCGAATGAACAAGAACGGCAACGAAGAAGAAGTATGGTGGCCCCAGCTGCGTTTTCCGAAAGGAAACTTTGTGCTTTCGTTTGCATTCGATTGGTAG
- a CDS encoding HNH endonuclease yields MARRSQPNDRPEELRRELVELLTNFAEQLHRDDLRAKVIALVPAFQKLRDLGSSLIPTSDANSARARILAYLLKYPHQIIDGDELAVISGISEWARRVRELRVEFGWWIYSGYTFADIASAADDAGDAAELAGVEAIHIRPDQYILMRIEEDRDAAYRWNVLNEIRGKKVSVTDKILEYFRRNVGKQITGEELKYLAGDAKEWARRVRELRTEAGWPIITRNSGREDLAVGVYVLEEDRQAEEHDRRIPDDVRVAVLKRDNFSCVQCGWNRSMLSHDDPRKFLELHHKTHHKNKGANTVENLETLCNVHHDALHRKLKQT; encoded by the coding sequence TTGGCGAGACGGTCTCAGCCTAACGATCGGCCAGAAGAGCTGAGACGCGAGCTGGTCGAACTCCTTACCAATTTCGCGGAACAGCTGCATCGCGATGATCTGCGAGCAAAGGTCATAGCTCTGGTCCCAGCCTTTCAGAAGCTGCGCGATCTTGGTAGCTCGCTCATTCCAACGAGCGACGCCAACTCTGCGCGCGCACGCATATTGGCGTACCTCCTGAAATATCCGCACCAGATTATCGACGGAGACGAGCTGGCAGTAATTTCCGGAATCAGCGAGTGGGCCAGACGCGTTCGTGAGCTCAGAGTTGAATTTGGGTGGTGGATTTATTCCGGATACACGTTCGCCGACATTGCTTCTGCGGCTGACGATGCAGGTGACGCGGCAGAACTAGCTGGCGTCGAAGCGATACACATTAGGCCGGATCAGTACATTCTCATGCGGATCGAAGAAGACCGAGACGCTGCATATCGATGGAACGTGCTGAACGAGATTCGCGGCAAGAAGGTGTCGGTCACCGATAAGATTCTTGAATATTTCCGCCGGAACGTCGGCAAGCAGATCACGGGCGAGGAGTTGAAATATCTTGCTGGCGACGCCAAAGAATGGGCGCGTCGCGTCCGTGAGCTTCGCACCGAAGCGGGGTGGCCGATCATTACGAGGAACAGCGGCAGGGAAGATCTTGCTGTCGGTGTCTATGTTCTTGAAGAGGACCGGCAGGCCGAAGAACATGATCGGCGAATTCCCGATGACGTGCGCGTAGCTGTCCTCAAACGCGACAATTTCAGCTGCGTTCAATGCGGCTGGAACCGCTCCATGCTTTCACACGACGATCCGCGAAAATTCCTCGAGCTGCATCACAAAACGCATCATAAAAACAAGGGCGCCAATACTGTCGAAAATCTTGAGACCCTGTGCAATGTCCACCATGACGCTCTACACCGCAAGCTAAAGCAGACCTAA
- a CDS encoding helix-turn-helix domain-containing protein produces MPRSKNQRPATLEQAFGLVLLARREKKGFSQMDLAVAAGYSLRYMGDVERGAKSATMRTMNDLATLLDVSLGTLIVEAEELLNGKSKPLKKSLHRSKGQ; encoded by the coding sequence GTGCCCAGGAGCAAAAACCAACGACCCGCGACTCTTGAGCAAGCCTTTGGTCTGGTACTTTTGGCTCGTCGGGAGAAAAAGGGCTTTTCCCAGATGGATCTTGCTGTGGCCGCCGGTTACAGCTTGCGATACATGGGGGACGTTGAACGGGGTGCAAAGAGCGCGACGATGCGCACAATGAACGACCTCGCAACGCTCCTGGATGTGTCGCTGGGAACGCTTATCGTTGAAGCGGAAGAACTGCTCAATGGAAAATCGAAACCCCTAAAGAAATCTCTCCATCGGTCCAAGGGACAGTAG
- a CDS encoding RNA polymerase sigma factor translates to MSSEAAAYFPKGLADASDAAAGADDRRLSHADPASNFSMSEPSDEQLLSQVGVGSKDALGLLFRRHARAVFHVAWRILRDESEADDLRQEVFLYLSERSQHFDAQKGSGSSWIMQVTYHRAIDRRRYLDFRQHYTAEEFDEQRMPTTAAQPSPEALDGKAIRDRLKEQLTPAQRQTLELHFFEGYSLREIAERNGQTVGNVRNHYYRALDRLRSHLFPQKRG, encoded by the coding sequence ATGAGTTCCGAAGCTGCCGCCTACTTCCCAAAAGGACTAGCCGACGCCTCCGATGCTGCTGCGGGGGCGGACGATAGGCGTCTTTCGCACGCCGATCCGGCGAGTAATTTCTCCATGTCTGAGCCAAGCGACGAGCAGTTGCTTTCGCAGGTCGGCGTGGGATCTAAGGATGCACTTGGACTCCTTTTCCGTCGACATGCCCGCGCCGTTTTCCACGTCGCTTGGCGAATCCTCAGAGACGAATCTGAAGCGGACGACCTCCGCCAGGAAGTTTTCCTGTATCTTTCCGAGCGATCACAACACTTCGACGCCCAGAAGGGCTCCGGGTCTTCCTGGATCATGCAAGTGACCTACCATCGTGCGATCGATCGGCGGCGCTACCTGGATTTTCGACAACACTACACGGCGGAAGAGTTTGACGAACAGCGGATGCCCACGACGGCAGCACAACCTTCCCCAGAAGCACTTGATGGGAAAGCGATTCGGGATCGCCTGAAAGAGCAACTCACCCCGGCGCAACGGCAAACTTTGGAACTTCACTTTTTCGAAGGGTATAGTCTTCGCGAGATCGCGGAGAGAAACGGGCAAACGGTCGGAAATGTCAGGAACCACTATTACCGGGCGTTGGACCGCCTGCGTTCTCATCTCTTCCCCCAGAAGCGCGGCTAG
- a CDS encoding very short patch repair endonuclease, whose translation MVDHIDPARRSLNMAAVRSKHTEPELVVRKIVYGLGYRYRLHWEKLPGKPDLVFPGKRKVIFVHGCFWHGHDCIRGRLPSTNLDFWEQKVGKNKERDSRVRNQLEAQGWNVLTLWQCRLKEASELKQTIVRFLKTSHDEGDVPE comes from the coding sequence GTGGTCGATCACATTGACCCGGCAAGGCGTTCGCTCAACATGGCGGCGGTTCGTTCCAAGCACACTGAGCCTGAGCTGGTTGTTAGGAAGATCGTCTATGGCCTGGGGTACCGCTACCGGCTCCACTGGGAGAAACTGCCCGGCAAACCAGATTTGGTTTTCCCCGGAAAGCGCAAGGTTATTTTCGTTCATGGATGTTTTTGGCACGGGCATGATTGCATTCGGGGTAGATTGCCGTCCACAAACCTCGACTTTTGGGAGCAAAAGGTCGGGAAAAACAAAGAGCGCGACAGTCGGGTGCGAAATCAGCTTGAGGCCCAAGGTTGGAATGTATTGACTCTCTGGCAATGCAGGCTTAAAGAAGCTTCCGAACTTAAGCAGACCATAGTCCGGTTCCTAAAGACGAGCCACGATGAGGGAGATGTCCCTGAATGA
- a CDS encoding DNA cytosine methyltransferase: MTYKLIDLFSGAGGMSLGFVDSRFCGGFKCVLAVDNDKAALETHAANFSGKTVLGNIEHWLAENPNVPKADVVIGGPPCQGFSLLNKNRSGDLRRALWEPYLDIVELSEAKIFVMENVSELYRSDELVQIRQQAERMGFRTDAMVLNAADYGAPQTRKRTVVVGWRNKDVEAPVFPPPRTHASSDLKTDLPAWRTVKEAISDLGEPRGTEIGVGAPLDLHFGRNPTEKSLKRYRAVPPGGNRFDLMRNARHITPACWIRKTSGGTDLFGRLWWDRPSVTIRTEFFKPEKGRYLHPVKHRPITHREAARLMGFPDDFIFKGGKTEIAKQIGNAVPPNLAGAIAAMVKASLDGDVSKKSAKIPWRLEAPIGETVSA; encoded by the coding sequence ATGACCTATAAGCTGATCGATCTATTTAGCGGCGCTGGCGGTATGAGCCTGGGCTTCGTAGATTCGCGGTTCTGCGGCGGCTTCAAGTGCGTTCTTGCTGTCGACAACGATAAGGCTGCGCTTGAGACGCATGCTGCGAACTTCAGCGGGAAAACGGTCTTGGGAAATATTGAGCATTGGCTTGCCGAAAATCCTAACGTCCCTAAAGCCGATGTAGTCATCGGTGGGCCGCCTTGCCAGGGATTCAGCCTTCTCAACAAAAATAGGAGCGGAGATCTTCGTCGTGCTCTTTGGGAACCATATCTCGATATCGTCGAGCTTTCGGAAGCAAAGATATTCGTAATGGAAAACGTGAGCGAACTTTACCGCTCGGACGAATTGGTTCAGATTAGGCAACAGGCCGAGCGAATGGGTTTTAGGACCGACGCGATGGTTCTTAATGCCGCCGATTATGGGGCGCCCCAGACTCGCAAACGTACAGTTGTCGTCGGATGGAGAAATAAAGATGTTGAGGCACCTGTGTTTCCACCCCCTCGGACTCATGCATCTTCGGACCTAAAGACAGACCTTCCAGCTTGGAGAACGGTCAAGGAAGCTATCAGTGATTTGGGAGAACCCAGAGGGACTGAGATTGGCGTGGGAGCACCCCTTGACTTGCATTTCGGACGAAATCCGACTGAAAAGAGCCTCAAACGGTATAGAGCTGTTCCGCCTGGCGGAAACCGCTTTGATCTAATGAGAAATGCACGGCACATTACACCAGCATGTTGGATTAGGAAGACCTCCGGGGGCACAGACCTATTCGGGCGTCTCTGGTGGGACCGGCCCTCGGTTACTATCCGAACAGAGTTTTTCAAACCTGAGAAGGGGCGCTACCTGCATCCCGTGAAGCATCGGCCTATTACCCACCGCGAGGCGGCTCGCCTCATGGGTTTTCCTGATGATTTCATTTTCAAGGGCGGAAAAACTGAGATTGCCAAACAAATCGGGAATGCCGTTCCTCCGAACTTGGCCGGAGCGATTGCGGCCATGGTGAAAGCATCCCTCGATGGAGATGTCTCCAAGAAATCAGCGAAGATTCCGTGGAGATTGGAGGCTCCGATTGGCGAGACGGTCTCAGCCTAA
- a CDS encoding anti-sigma factor — protein MDGKLYPKGTEPVNPQFHDEFVALVALFYSGELTDEEWSLLQVHLAYCDTCQSTFEQYKHVTTNVIPAMAASAAAELNSLPRESESAIAEAERRLMSQLGVVPSPKEPPATQKPSWRVLGGALAACALVAVAFASVHLVRQQSHPPVPSSPSVSTVLPSASTAATGSNEDMRQAVERAQQEVAKLQQQLAAANDRASQPKSSDPTFQHQLEADHAQQQQLASEKDSLSQQLAAAQADVQSLRDKVASTQANADQQTARSTSLEAKVRDLNVALDETNTALSDKDRILSLDKDFLAHDRDIRDLIGARNLYIADIFDTNENGRTAKPFGRIFYTKDRSLVFYGFDLEKQAGLKESVVFQAWGSGSDKQATSLGLFYQDDSHKRWVLRCNDAKTLARMNMVFVTVEPPGGSAKPTGKQLLRAYLQIQPNHP, from the coding sequence ATGGATGGCAAATTGTACCCCAAGGGAACTGAGCCGGTGAACCCTCAATTTCATGACGAGTTCGTTGCTCTGGTCGCACTCTTCTATTCCGGGGAACTCACAGACGAAGAGTGGTCGCTGCTGCAGGTACACCTCGCATACTGCGACACCTGCCAGAGCACATTCGAGCAGTATAAGCACGTCACGACGAATGTGATACCGGCGATGGCGGCGAGCGCCGCTGCCGAACTCAATAGTCTGCCCAGGGAATCGGAGAGCGCCATCGCGGAAGCAGAGCGGCGTCTGATGAGCCAGTTGGGTGTCGTGCCTTCTCCGAAGGAGCCCCCAGCGACTCAGAAGCCGTCGTGGCGGGTGCTTGGCGGGGCTCTCGCCGCCTGCGCTCTCGTGGCCGTTGCGTTCGCCTCTGTGCATCTGGTCCGCCAACAGTCCCACCCCCCGGTCCCGTCAAGTCCGAGCGTCTCTACCGTTCTGCCTTCGGCATCAACAGCAGCCACTGGCTCGAATGAGGATATGAGGCAGGCGGTGGAGCGGGCACAGCAGGAGGTGGCGAAGCTGCAACAGCAGCTAGCCGCTGCCAATGACCGGGCTTCGCAACCAAAGTCTTCTGATCCGACATTTCAACATCAGCTTGAGGCCGACCACGCACAACAACAGCAGCTTGCCTCAGAGAAAGACAGCCTCAGCCAACAGCTCGCCGCTGCGCAGGCAGATGTTCAATCGCTCCGTGACAAAGTCGCATCCACTCAGGCAAACGCAGATCAGCAGACCGCACGCAGCACGTCTCTTGAGGCCAAGGTTCGCGACCTCAATGTCGCTCTCGACGAAACGAATACAGCCCTGAGTGATAAAGACCGCATCCTATCTCTCGACAAAGATTTTCTTGCGCACGACCGGGACATCCGAGACCTGATCGGTGCGCGCAATCTGTACATCGCCGACATCTTTGACACCAACGAGAACGGGAGAACGGCGAAACCATTCGGGCGCATCTTCTACACCAAGGATCGGTCCTTGGTGTTCTACGGGTTCGATCTCGAAAAGCAAGCCGGTCTAAAAGAATCGGTTGTTTTTCAGGCGTGGGGAAGCGGCAGTGACAAGCAAGCGACGAGCCTCGGCTTGTTCTATCAGGACGATAGCCACAAGAGATGGGTATTACGGTGCAACGATGCGAAGACCCTGGCGCGAATGAACATGGTGTTTGTGACTGTGGAGCCTCCAGGCGGGAGCGCCAAGCCCACGGGCAAGCAGCTCCTCCGGGCGTACCTCCAGATTCAGCCGAATCATCCTTGA